The Vigna angularis cultivar LongXiaoDou No.4 chromosome 9, ASM1680809v1, whole genome shotgun sequence DNA window ATATTTCAATACTTTATTATAATACGAATTTGAATAAACTTTTTCCTCaatatatacttatattataatcaaattaaaaacaaagtaaacCAAACTCTTCTCATAAATCAAAACATACTTTTTAAAGCAATTAAAATACagttaataacaaaaattgtttAGAAAGTTGGACAGTAGAATTTGTATAAGGTTGAAGTAcacaaattacttttaatttcatCTATCTTCGTATTTTATCCTAAAATTACAAAGTTCCAACATCATAAATTGTTTgtgtaataaaaaaagttaccATATTTCTTTgtctaataaattaaactattaataGTAACGTCCAAATTTCTGTAACTTCTTAACGTCCATTTTATTATGTTTGTCATCTATCACTTGGACATTTTAACtaatctttatttcatttttaggatattataattaaaatgcaATTAATTAGGTTACACCGACAACATAGTTTTTCAAAAAACGCTTTCTTTAAAGGCGTGAGGTCAAAAGCAACTTAGATAGTATCATAACACCTTTATGCCTGGAAGAAGAATGGGagcatataaataatataaacaattatatatatatatatatatatatatatatatattatgtatatatgtatatatataatacaatggAATACTAAGATTATACGAACACGTGGGGCATAATAGACTATATAATATGAGTATGATAAAGATAGCTACTCTGGCTTCTGTGTTTACtacataaaagaaaatggtACATGTGATCGTATTTGATTTAAGTAGTAACTTTTACAGTGATATTATAActactttaataaatatcaaGTAATTACAATtggttaaaattattaataatggTCTTCACTTTCAAATGGCAATTTGTAATTTATCTCTTAATCAATGTGTTTGAGATCATGATTACGTAAGATTagtgtaaataaatattaattttttaagcattaaaattttagtagtagtaataaaaagagtaaaattgaaaaaataaaaaattatataattgtaaatataattataaataaaaattagttaataaaaaaataattcttttattatagtaattatttgaattaaaaataataattactaaaataataaaactgaaaaataattttttattattataaatgattatttaaatttaaaaacaataattaaaaagataaaattaaaaaactaaaataatacatatatatttctttatatataactaTAGATACATAGTCATTGGTTTATGATGAGATAGTAGAAAAAATGAAACCTTGCagggataaaataaaataaaataagaagcAGTGGTAATTactgaaaagaagaaaacaacaaaaacacgAGTATGGTTCATTGATACCTTTCCTTTTCCATTGCAACTCAATTCTGCTTTccgactatatatatatatatagatgagAGTGAAAAAGTGAAAGGAACATGgtcttcttctccattctccATTCTCCGTTGTCGCACATTCTGAAATTctgaagagagagaagaatggGAGAGGAATTGGTGATGCAAGAAGGCTACGTTGCCAATGAAGAGAGGTACCTCACAGTGCTTAAAACCTCTCTCTTCTTCAACGGTGATGGCTTCGCTGTCTACGATTCCAAGGGTCAACTCGTTTTCCGCTTCGACTCCTATGGTCCACGGTCACGTGACAAAGACGAGCTTGTTCTCATGGATCCCAATGGCCGTTCTCTTCTTACTCTGCGCCGGAAGGTACAATtacaaccttttttttttttttttttgctttctaGCAGGTCGATCACATGTTTATGCTCTAATTCTCAGATCACCGATTCAGTGTTTctctgttttttattcttttatttacaaCTGAAACGTTTCTAATTGATTCGGCAGAAGCCGAGTCTTCATCAGCGGTGGGAAGGGTTCAGAGGGGAGAGAAGGGAGGGAGAGAGAGCCGTTTTCAGCGTGAAGAGATCGTCGATCATCGGACGGTCGCGGACGAGCGTGGCGGTAGAGGTGTACGATAGGGCTGGTGTGGAGTACCTGATCGAAGGGTGTTTCCGGCAGCGGTGGTGCAAGGTTTTGAATGCGGGGAAGGAAACGGTGGCCGAGATTCGTCGCAAGGTGGACCCCACCACTAGCGTTATGCTGGGGAAGGAAGTGTTTTGGCTTTGCGTGAAGCCTGGTTTTGATGCGGCCTTCGCCATGGGATTGGTGTTGGTGCTTGATGAGATGAACGGTGAGAATTACTTTGACGATAGAATGGAAGAGCCTGTGGTGCGCTCTGCCGCAGAGGATCCGGGACTGGTTTCACCTCTTCCAGTTTGAGAGAAATGCGTGTTTATTCTGATGCTGACGTTATACTCACTCATATTagaaacgttttttttttaaataataatgataatgttGTGGATGAAATCACTTGGCAATGTAGTACATTGTCATTTGCAAAGAACACAAGGAAGAACTGATCCTAATTTCCCTTGTTATTTCTCACAATtaccattttaataaaataattaaaaattaagaaatgtaCGCTACGAGTGTTTAAAATTGTATACACAACTCTTTGTGcgttgcattttatttttaagaaaaaatacataaaaataatgtttagattatggtaagaaaataaaatctaatttcaGGTAGCGTGGTAACAAAATgtctatttattaatatttaaaggtTTTAAATTAGCAAAGAGACAGAAATTGATATTGATGTATAGGAAATCTATTGATATTTTCTTGTAAAAAGTATAGGTCAAATAAATTATCATGATTATGACAAGTCTCCTATTATATTTGATGACACGATTGTACTTAAAaagacataaaataattaaaaattattattgttataattattaaagatattaatgGCCCGCCAAAATTATCATTACAAGAGATAAATGTGaacttgaaagaaaataaaaacaaaaagatatatCCTatagagaaaattattaaaaataataaaagtctacttcgtaaaaaaaataataataaaatcatgacTTATAAGTGAACAAAGAagacaaaatatatcaaaacttTGTCTCTGTAtagaaaagaattaaaaaaagaaactttaTAAACATAATCAAAGAATTCATAGGTATTATTGGAGTCATTAGGGATGATAGATTTGagtacaataaatattaaaaaaaatcaaagctataaaaatttagttaacTAAATTTACTATTTTGAGATTTGATGTTGCTtcacttataataattaatataagagTATATAGATATGACTTTATTAATATCTGGACAAACAAAGATCTTGAAGCTTAtagaaaatttagttttaacttttatatgtaCAGAATGTTCATAGCTAGATTTTCTGTTGggctataaaataaaaaacgagtCATGGTGGGCTTGTAGCCCAAACACGCAGTAAAATTTTTTCCTCGAGttgattcattttcttttttatttaaaataaattttggtttcttaaatttaagaatCAGTCACATcaattgttataaattttatttaaataactttaaaataaagtcATGAAAGGACTTATTATCTaacgaaaaaaaaagagttttaaaaCTTAATGGCGTTactctacaaaaataaaactcatttaatgcagttacaaaatttcttcctaaaCCGCGTAGAATTGATTTAATCAACAAGCTATATTAATCTATTTCAATAATTTCTCAAAATAACTTATAACTATAATTTACAAAGTATATGAACATCATTCAATTCCTATAATATCtacagaaaaataattattcagtAAGATTAAATGGCTTAATTAAATAGACCCAAAAAGCTGTGACAAACATTTGTAAACCAccaaaattaaatcaaacttTTGACTAATTTAGCATATAATTTATCTAAAGTTTGCTTGTAGCAAATGCAAATTACATCAACCATTACTTTTGACCTAATTTAGAAACcataaaagttttttattgaTCAAACTATAAGCATGAATGCTACAACTACAACATAGGAAACATATAATTATTAGTAGGTCACACTCATAAATCAGATTGAACACTTCAAGCATGATGTCCAAAAAGCACTACAATAAATGAGgataagaagagaaagaaggcaACGGAAGCAGGGGAAAAAGTGGCTGCCGGAGATGAAGGTGGTGGTGGCGGAGTGGTGTTGGCACCCGGTGAAACGGCGGTGGAAGGTGGCAAACCGGAGCTGGAGACATTGACGGCTAACCTTTGTCCACGTGTACAGTGTTGACCGATGCTACAGATGTAGTAATGTTGACCGGCTGTGTCAAGGGTAACGTTGACCGGACCCGTTGTATATGTACGTATAGAATTAGCTGAAGTGCACGAAGTGTAGGATTCTTCCGGCACTTCAACCACGTTATGTGATGTCTGAAAATCGAagtcttaaaaagaaaaacaaattattctGTTAGAAGTGTAAAGCATGagattagatatttttattggAAAGTGTTATATTAGTAGAATAACAtgttcaataaataataaatattgttaggataaactttaattataaagtaaattttaaatctaatttaacttTACAAAACTAGTTAGTAAGATGAAgattgcatttatttataaactataaattggATTTACAGTACACGTGAGACTTTTCCGAAAGATAATTAAGGTAAAATCATGGTATGAATCGAAGACTTACGTAGAATATCTCCGACTGCAAAAGTTTTGTCAGAAACCCAAGATTGGTATGTGGAGGAATCTTGTGGGGTTGTCCAGCCCGTGCCGTCTCCAACATTGAACACTCTTTGTGCCTCTGAATACTGTACAAACATTAAAACTGTCACCATTAAACTAAGACAGAGCGAACTAACCATGATGTTCGTGTTCAAAATTCTtgcaaaatatgtttttgttggtGTAAAGTGTAGTGAAGATATATAACAATGACAAAGTTGGTTCTGTTTTTGGTTGAAGTGTTTTGAGTGGAGAGCCAAGCTATAAATAGAGGAAGAAACCAAAGTTACAGAGGAAATTGTAAACTTGACTTTGATAGACtccaaacaaagaaaaagtatttagTTTCTTATACATAATGACTAATTCAATTTACAAAATTTGGATattacaaaatcaaaagttttggCGTGAAATCTtacatcaattcaaaataaaaccaatttGAGATATACAAATGATTACAAATTTcaagttataaataaattttttatacgaTTGAATTcggtttaaaatttaatctttaatatgacacaaaatttaataaatttcttgTTTGTtgagtataatattttatcattatcaaaatatttattatttattatatatattattttgcctACTatagttaaacttaaaatttattttttaataatatatatatatatatatataataaatttaacaaataataaattttaagatgaaaaaaagtCATCtctacaataattttatttttattttaataataaaatctaaataaagggAATAAGTTTCCATCATAATTGAAATTTGAACAATCCATAACATTTAACACCTCATGcttgattttaaatataattgtatttcaAATGATTTTAAGTTACTTAACGaaataattacttataaaacctcttttatttaattggattataatatttttaatcattttattttattttatttcctatcaaatttaatagaaaaaaaagtttttcttttggttcaaaaattatatgatgaaaaattaaaattatatgtttagcTTGTGGGTTGGTGTTAGCCGCACCGGTGGAGACGCCACTCTTTCGGACTTCCTCGTTACGCAATAGTTCAAAGTCTTCACGTACCAACCACCAACATTTATTTGTTGTTCTCATTTTTTCTCTCTGTtgcatttaattgaaaatgaaagtaTGCtttcacataattaataacattaagCAAGATGTATAAAATAACAagattatcttttataattaactctaatttctttttatgaCAGTAaactttatacatttttaatgaatttcgtCAAGGTGTATAACTTTGAATGTATAATCTGGAAAATAGTTATAGTTATATGCAGTATATTAATTCAGTGATTATAACTTCATCAACATGTAGTTCTACAGGATTAACACTAGTCATTACaataatataatgtatttagaaaataattattttgggtaaatataatatataaataaataagttaaaaagtgatatatttttttcctttttattatcCAATCTAGATTTTGTACAgagttattttttcaaattcaaacccAATGCAATTAACGATCTATATTGCTTCAATTaatgttttgataatttaaGTGCAAATCAACTATAATTACACTGCtaggataatttttttaaaaaaaaaaaaaattgatattttaacacACTctatttatgtttcttttactctttttcattaaattattatgatatcctattttatttatttaaaaattttcaaacgCCCGAAATAAAGGTAGATTTCATAGGAAGAACCCAGTCAAATCCTCGAGCATTTTATACGAATATCCCAAATgttgaaaatttcaaatttcgaGTGTGATATCTCTACTTGTGTTATTCTGACTTAATAGGATAAATTatacgaaaaataaaaataatacgcttgtattttttaataaaatagttgaaATAAAATAGgagaaaacattgtttaaaaaaataattgtataaaaacatgttgagagacaataaaaataaaattaaaaatgaggatatatatatatatatatatatatatatatatatatatatatatatatatatatatatatatatatatatatatatatatatatatatatatatatatatatataggtgaTTTAAAATTACTACaatattggaaaaaaaaaacattaatattggTTGGTGAGTTCATATAATAAAgatgaatatttataaaaaaggtTAATCAGATATCTATAGTTCAGAATTTCCACAATTTGAATTGCTCCGTGAGTTCTGAAAATTGTTACATCCAAAGAATCATTGAGTTCACTTGTACATTCAATCTTCTGATTGCTTATAATgctacaagaagaagaaaagccgTACAACTTGCAGAAACCATTACATACAAAGATCCAACACCCTGCAAATGCATAATTTCTGCATCATCACCATCACTTTCTACAAATTATAGGTAAAATTCATGAATAATACAAAGTGTAAGAGCAAGCATACCTTGAAGGAAAGAAAGGAGGAGGTTGCTGATGAAGTGAGTCCTGTGAAACCTATATCATAAGCAATGCTACCATCTGGTTTGAACAATCCAAAGTTTCTCTCAGACGTTGGACCAGGCTTCAAATTCTCGTTAAACAAAGCAAAAATATAAGC harbors:
- the LOC108320520 gene encoding protein LURP-one-related 12 — translated: MGEELVMQEGYVANEERYLTVLKTSLFFNGDGFAVYDSKGQLVFRFDSYGPRSRDKDELVLMDPNGRSLLTLRRKKPSLHQRWEGFRGERREGERAVFSVKRSSIIGRSRTSVAVEVYDRAGVEYLIEGCFRQRWCKVLNAGKETVAEIRRKVDPTTSVMLGKEVFWLCVKPGFDAAFAMGLVLVLDEMNGENYFDDRMEEPVVRSAAEDPGLVSPLPV
- the LOC108320573 gene encoding umecyanin-like; this encodes MVSSLCLSLMVTVLMFVQYSEAQRVFNVGDGTGWTTPQDSSTYQSWVSDKTFAVGDILHFDFQTSHNVVEVPEESYTSCTSANSIRTYTTGPVNVTLDTAGQHYYICSIGQHCTRGQRLAVNVSSSGLPPSTAVSPGANTTPPPPPSSPAATFSPASVAFFLFLSSFIVVLFGHHA